The Candidatus Flexicrinis affinis genome has a segment encoding these proteins:
- a CDS encoding beta-galactosidase, translated as MSRTPVIKHQVRGFVLTWSMLTFIIAGLTFFGIYLTYTPTSASESALENVAFPTATDPAAAAPATDVPAPTSTTPPQPTDAPEPTAAPAVESAQSTPVVIAQAQAASPEPLPTLTPTISPIDVDDFELGIQVQVPPSNDQDEMRGWMSDVHQKLHMDWIKVQIGWEFTEPSPGEYDFRFLRTALRATDDTGTRVLLSVVDAPDWAREPGVDLTRKGPPADYQTYVNFVTELVTRFGDRFHAIEVWNEQNLDREWTSVRGLRAEDYVEMLRQTYQAIKQIKPDMIVVSGALSTTGGCTNAQGEVCAIDDFAYFDAMIQAGMLNYADCIGAHHNGYNLNPLERWDSVTDDPSATFRGPFDNPHHSWSFRSTLEYYATRVQAAGGTQKLCITEFGWASGEDLEGVPAGWDYAVDNTLQEQRDWTLQALDLMVEMGTVRIAILWNLNYGPQAGWAPDNDNVPYSIIGPNFVHRPVFDALGEWSREYKGIQ; from the coding sequence ATGTCTCGTACGCCGGTCATCAAACATCAGGTTCGAGGATTCGTCCTGACGTGGTCGATGCTGACCTTCATCATCGCCGGTTTGACGTTCTTCGGGATCTACCTGACGTACACGCCGACGTCTGCTTCCGAAAGCGCCTTGGAGAACGTCGCGTTTCCGACCGCGACCGACCCCGCGGCAGCGGCGCCTGCTACCGACGTGCCGGCCCCGACCAGCACTACGCCGCCACAGCCTACCGACGCCCCCGAGCCAACCGCGGCGCCGGCAGTCGAGTCGGCGCAGTCCACCCCGGTCGTAATCGCACAGGCGCAGGCAGCCTCGCCGGAACCCCTGCCGACGCTCACGCCAACGATTTCTCCGATTGACGTCGACGACTTCGAGCTGGGCATTCAGGTACAGGTCCCGCCGAGCAACGATCAAGACGAGATGCGCGGCTGGATGAGCGATGTGCACCAGAAGCTGCACATGGACTGGATCAAGGTTCAGATCGGCTGGGAGTTTACCGAGCCGTCGCCCGGAGAGTACGACTTCCGCTTCCTGCGTACGGCGCTTCGCGCGACTGATGATACCGGCACGCGCGTGCTGCTCTCGGTTGTGGATGCGCCGGACTGGGCGCGCGAACCCGGCGTCGATCTGACGCGCAAGGGGCCGCCGGCAGACTACCAGACCTACGTCAACTTCGTGACCGAACTTGTGACCCGGTTTGGCGACCGCTTCCATGCCATCGAGGTGTGGAACGAGCAGAACCTCGACCGTGAGTGGACGTCGGTGCGCGGCCTGCGCGCCGAGGACTACGTCGAAATGCTGCGCCAGACCTATCAGGCGATCAAGCAGATCAAGCCGGATATGATCGTTGTCAGCGGCGCGCTGTCGACCACCGGCGGCTGCACCAACGCGCAAGGCGAGGTCTGCGCAATTGACGACTTCGCCTACTTCGACGCCATGATTCAGGCCGGCATGCTCAACTATGCCGACTGCATCGGCGCGCACCACAACGGCTATAACCTCAATCCGCTCGAGCGTTGGGACTCCGTCACCGACGATCCGTCAGCGACGTTCCGCGGGCCGTTCGACAACCCGCATCACAGTTGGAGCTTCCGCAGCACGCTCGAATACTACGCGACGCGCGTTCAGGCCGCCGGCGGCACGCAGAAGCTGTGCATCACCGAGTTCGGCTGGGCGTCGGGCGAGGATCTCGAAGGCGTGCCGGCGGGCTGGGATTACGCCGTCGACAACACCTTACAAGAACAACGCGACTGGACGCTGCAGGCGCTCGATCTGATGGTTGAGATGGGCACGGTGCGGATCGCCATTCTGTGGAACCTAAACTACGGCCCGCAAGCCGGTTGGGCGCCAGACAACGACAACGTCCCGTATTCGATCATCGGCCCGAACTTCGTACATCGCCCCGTGTTCGACGCGCTGGGCGAGTGGAGTAGGGAATACAAGGGCATTCAGTAA
- a CDS encoding PAS domain-containing sensor histidine kinase, translated as MYEIDVPSEVQDHSPTQGAWVWSLRSGVMRWSHKMFEIFGVNERQFDTTIENYSRLIHPADRRRVQVALMQGIREGSIGPFVYRIVRPDGEQRTVEAVIRMEYDIDGVIRRVSGVLTDVTERSTGGTSQASAAVTKPFNATTALIDEWRAFGRDMADRRGLAFECRIGDRVPADLPFDNTLLTQIVNQLLRNACQFTARGKVGLSIALRDSVLEIRVCDTGAGIPPHATILALRGQRLHSTTTGTDEDETGHGLPMVRSYVERLGGSLMVASTIGAGSTFTVTLPLPTNAPGP; from the coding sequence GTGTACGAGATTGACGTCCCAAGCGAGGTTCAAGACCACAGCCCGACACAAGGCGCGTGGGTGTGGTCCTTGCGCTCCGGCGTCATGCGCTGGTCGCACAAGATGTTCGAGATTTTCGGCGTCAACGAGCGCCAGTTCGACACTACGATCGAGAACTACAGCCGCTTGATTCACCCCGCCGACCGGCGGCGCGTACAGGTCGCGCTGATGCAGGGCATTCGGGAAGGGAGCATCGGGCCGTTTGTCTATCGGATCGTACGCCCAGATGGCGAGCAGCGCACGGTCGAGGCCGTGATCCGCATGGAGTACGACATCGATGGGGTCATCCGGCGCGTGAGCGGCGTCCTTACCGACGTCACCGAGCGCAGCACGGGTGGGACAAGCCAGGCGTCGGCGGCTGTGACCAAGCCGTTCAACGCCACCACCGCTCTGATTGACGAGTGGCGCGCGTTCGGCCGCGACATGGCCGACCGGCGGGGGTTAGCGTTCGAGTGTCGCATCGGCGACCGTGTGCCAGCCGACCTCCCCTTCGATAACACACTCCTCACACAGATCGTCAACCAACTGCTGCGGAACGCCTGCCAGTTTACGGCGCGTGGCAAGGTTGGGCTGTCGATTGCGCTGCGCGACTCCGTGCTTGAGATCAGAGTGTGCGACACCGGCGCCGGTATCCCGCCGCACGCCACGATCCTGGCCCTGCGCGGCCAACGACTGCACAGCACGACAACCGGCACGGACGAGGACGAGACAGGCCACGGCCTGCCGATGGTCCGGTCGTACGTCGAACGGCTCGGCGGCAGCTTAATGGTCGCCAGCACAATTGGCGCAGGCAGTACGTTCACCGTGACGCTTCCGCTGCCCACAAACGCACCCGGCCCTTGA
- a CDS encoding 50S ribosomal protein L10: MALTRERKNELVAQYVDLLSKTRGFVVVQASGLSVKEIDGLRAAVRNANGKYVVAKNTLLSKALEDAGFAVPTDLLKGPNGIAFGFDNFPGVAKAVLDYAADATRVEKMKIVGGQMGSNVLSDKQVDAISKLPSLDELRGQLIGLIVAPATGIVSVIQAANSSVVNVLQAYLDDREQGAA; the protein is encoded by the coding sequence TTGGCACTCACACGTGAGCGCAAGAACGAATTGGTCGCCCAGTACGTCGATCTGCTCAGCAAGACCCGCGGCTTCGTTGTCGTTCAGGCTTCTGGCCTGAGTGTCAAGGAAATCGACGGCCTGCGCGCTGCGGTTCGCAACGCCAACGGCAAGTATGTCGTGGCCAAGAACACGCTGCTGTCAAAAGCCCTCGAAGACGCCGGATTCGCCGTCCCCACGGACTTGCTCAAGGGCCCCAACGGTATTGCATTCGGGTTTGATAACTTCCCGGGTGTGGCCAAGGCGGTTCTCGACTATGCAGCAGACGCGACCCGCGTAGAGAAGATGAAGATCGTCGGCGGTCAGATGGGCAGCAATGTCCTGTCTGATAAGCAGGTCGACGCCATCTCGAAGCTGCCGTCGCTCGACGAACTGCGGGGACAACTCATCGGGCTGATCGTGGCTCCGGCCACCGGCATCGTCAGCGTCATTCAGGCGGCCAACAGCAGCGTGGTTAACGTGCTGCAGGCATATCTGGACGACCGCGAGCAGGGCGCGGCCTAG
- the rplL gene encoding 50S ribosomal protein L7/L12 — MADLNKLVEDLSALTILEAAELKTLLEEKWGVKAAAGGMMMAAMPAAGGAAAAAEEVEEKTEFDVILVDAGANKINVIKVVRALTSLGLKEAKDVTETAGAKVLEAVSKDKAADAKKQLEDAGAKVEVK, encoded by the coding sequence ATGGCCGATTTGAACAAGCTGGTTGAAGATCTGAGCGCGCTGACCATTCTGGAAGCCGCCGAACTCAAGACCCTTCTCGAAGAGAAGTGGGGCGTGAAGGCCGCCGCTGGCGGTATGATGATGGCCGCGATGCCGGCTGCCGGTGGCGCTGCCGCCGCGGCCGAAGAAGTCGAGGAAAAGACCGAGTTCGACGTCATCCTCGTCGATGCCGGCGCCAACAAGATCAACGTCATCAAGGTCGTCCGCGCCCTGACCTCGCTGGGTCTGAAGGAAGCCAAGGACGTCACCGAGACCGCAGGCGCCAAGGTTCTGGAAGCCGTGTCGAAGGACAAGGCTGCCGATGCCAAGAAGCAGCTCGAAGACGCCGGCGCCAAGGTCGAGGTCAAGTAG
- a CDS encoding esterase family protein, with protein MADHPLVEQAQSLGTPLIDGDTATFVWIGETAPELIGDFNDWGASALGSVQMTQVAPEVWTHALTLPSDAYIEYVFTTDPDDPDKSLLDPLNRRQVSNGMGRTNNYFAMPGRQTNVAAEFVSGVPQGDVTRHAIYSPMLLSGNRRDVWLYHPPTDEPAPLIVVYDGKDYFRRANLTQIVANLIATKQIAPVALAMIDNAREDRFLEYNATETVLAQVTELVMPLAYNNLNLIDPDISPGAWGVMGASMGGLMAMYTGLRLPQVFGKVICQSGAFQYDLTDYPPIVDVLVRGLPKAPVRIWQDVGRFEWLLAENRAFNALLNEHGYKVTFREFNGGHNWSSWRDMLPAALSALFPA; from the coding sequence ATGGCCGATCACCCGCTTGTTGAGCAGGCGCAAAGCCTCGGCACGCCGCTGATCGACGGCGACACCGCGACGTTCGTCTGGATCGGTGAGACTGCGCCGGAGCTGATCGGCGACTTCAACGACTGGGGTGCGTCGGCACTCGGCTCGGTGCAGATGACGCAGGTCGCCCCCGAAGTGTGGACACATGCGCTTACCCTGCCATCCGACGCATACATCGAATACGTCTTCACGACCGACCCCGACGACCCCGACAAGAGCTTGCTTGACCCGCTCAACCGCCGGCAGGTGAGCAACGGGATGGGTCGCACCAACAACTACTTCGCGATGCCCGGTCGCCAGACGAACGTCGCCGCCGAGTTTGTCAGCGGCGTACCGCAAGGCGACGTCACCCGCCACGCGATCTACAGCCCGATGCTGCTCAGCGGCAACCGGCGCGACGTGTGGCTGTATCACCCGCCGACCGACGAGCCGGCGCCGCTGATCGTCGTATACGACGGCAAAGACTATTTCAGGCGGGCAAACCTCACGCAGATCGTCGCCAACCTGATCGCCACCAAACAGATTGCGCCGGTCGCTTTGGCCATGATCGACAATGCCCGTGAGGACCGGTTTCTGGAGTACAACGCCACGGAGACGGTTCTGGCTCAGGTTACCGAGCTGGTGATGCCGCTGGCGTATAACAATCTAAACCTGATCGACCCGGACATTTCGCCCGGTGCGTGGGGCGTGATGGGCGCGTCGATGGGCGGGCTGATGGCCATGTACACCGGCCTTCGCCTGCCGCAGGTCTTCGGCAAAGTCATTTGTCAGTCCGGGGCGTTCCAATACGATCTGACGGACTACCCGCCGATTGTGGACGTGCTGGTTCGCGGTCTGCCGAAGGCGCCGGTTCGAATATGGCAGGACGTCGGCCGATTCGAGTGGCTGCTGGCCGAAAACCGGGCCTTCAACGCGCTCCTGAACGAACATGGATACAAGGTTACATTCCGCGAGTTCAACGGCGGCCACAACTGGTCGTCGTGGCGCGACATGCTGCCTGCTGCGCTCAGCGCTCTGTTTCCGGCGTGA
- a CDS encoding nucleotide exchange factor GrpE, with protein sequence MSQESTTPVDEAAEESAAAAEQTPNDSQDEVGEDTASVETVDAEAKAEVSPEVAVLLAKIEEYKDGWQRERAEFANYKRRVEREQAEVRQRGVHDAVARVLPIIDDFERAMQFVPEEFKENPWLNGIDLLLSKFDKFLTESNVEKIDPTGEPFDPTRHEAIGLEDTDEVESGLVSTTLQKGYISGDRVLRPALVRVAK encoded by the coding sequence TTGAGTCAGGAATCGACGACGCCCGTAGACGAGGCCGCCGAAGAATCTGCCGCGGCCGCGGAGCAGACGCCGAACGACAGTCAAGACGAGGTCGGCGAAGACACTGCGAGCGTGGAAACTGTGGATGCCGAGGCTAAGGCAGAAGTCTCTCCGGAGGTAGCGGTATTGTTGGCAAAGATAGAGGAATACAAGGACGGATGGCAGCGTGAGCGCGCCGAGTTCGCCAACTACAAGCGGCGGGTCGAGCGCGAACAGGCCGAAGTCCGTCAGCGCGGCGTTCACGACGCCGTGGCGCGCGTGCTCCCCATCATCGACGATTTCGAGCGCGCGATGCAGTTCGTCCCTGAGGAGTTCAAGGAGAACCCGTGGCTCAACGGCATTGACCTGCTGCTGAGCAAGTTCGACAAGTTCCTCACCGAATCGAATGTTGAGAAAATCGACCCGACCGGCGAGCCGTTCGATCCGACACGGCACGAGGCGATCGGGCTCGAAGACACCGACGAGGTCGAAAGCGGCCTCGTAAGCACCACCCTGCAGAAGGGGTACATCAGCGGCGATCGAGTGCTGCGCCCTGCGTTGGTTCGCGTCGCTAAGTAG
- the dnaK gene encoding molecular chaperone DnaK, whose translation MGRIIGIDLGTTNSVVAVMEGGEPTVIPSSEGGRLIPSVVAMNKNGERLVGRVARNQAIMNPDNTIFSVKRFIGRRFQDREVQDAVKRVPYQVSAAPNGDVRVKMAERDYSAQEISAMILQKIKADAEAYLGEKIEKAVITVPAYFNDSQRNATKDAGRIAGLEVVRIINEPTASALAYGLDRKNGVVAVYDLGGGTFDISILEINDGVFEVKSTNGDTYLGGDDFDDAIIDWLVNGFKAEQGIDLRQDRQALQRLKEAAEKAKIELSSALSTDIQLPYITADASGPKHLNIALSRAKLEQLTAHLVERSMKPVEQALKDAAMTKDQIEAVVLVGGMTRMPAVQAAVEKFFGKPPTKGVNPDEVVALGAAVQAGVLQGDVKGILLLDVTPLTLSIETLGGVSTPMITRNTTIPTRKSQIYSTAADNQTQVEIHVMQGERPMAGDNTTLGKFILDGLPPAPRGVPQIEVTFDIDANGILNVSAKDKATGREQKVVITGATGLNKDEVERLVREAESHAAEDAKKREQVEASNAADSVVFTAEKLLREHGDKLPEQQKQQTHEMISAVNAAREAGDVERIKSTSDALAQHIQQLGAAMYQQAPSSDSGDAGNGTGGDNKGEDVVDAEFTEA comes from the coding sequence ATGGGTCGCATTATCGGAATTGACCTCGGGACCACCAATTCGGTCGTGGCAGTCATGGAAGGCGGCGAACCGACCGTCATTCCGTCGTCTGAAGGCGGCCGGCTGATCCCGTCGGTCGTAGCGATGAACAAGAACGGGGAACGCTTGGTCGGGCGCGTTGCGCGCAATCAGGCCATCATGAACCCCGACAACACCATCTTCTCGGTGAAGCGCTTCATCGGCCGGCGCTTTCAGGACCGCGAAGTACAGGATGCGGTCAAGCGCGTCCCGTATCAGGTTAGCGCCGCGCCTAACGGCGACGTGCGCGTGAAAATGGCCGAACGCGACTACAGCGCGCAAGAAATCTCTGCGATGATCTTGCAGAAGATCAAGGCCGATGCCGAGGCGTATCTGGGCGAGAAGATCGAGAAGGCCGTCATCACTGTGCCGGCGTACTTCAACGACAGCCAGCGCAACGCCACCAAGGACGCCGGCCGCATCGCCGGGCTTGAGGTCGTCCGCATCATCAACGAGCCGACTGCATCGGCGCTCGCCTACGGCCTCGACCGCAAGAATGGCGTGGTCGCCGTGTACGACCTCGGCGGCGGCACGTTCGATATTTCGATCCTCGAGATCAACGACGGCGTGTTCGAAGTCAAGTCGACCAACGGCGACACGTACCTCGGCGGCGACGACTTCGACGACGCGATCATCGACTGGCTGGTGAACGGCTTCAAGGCCGAGCAGGGTATCGACCTGCGGCAGGACCGCCAGGCGCTCCAACGCCTGAAGGAAGCCGCTGAAAAGGCCAAGATCGAGCTGTCGAGCGCGTTGAGCACGGACATTCAGCTTCCGTACATCACGGCCGATGCGTCCGGCCCCAAGCATCTGAACATCGCGCTCAGCCGCGCTAAGCTCGAACAGCTCACGGCGCATCTAGTCGAGCGTTCGATGAAGCCGGTCGAGCAGGCGCTCAAGGACGCCGCGATGACCAAGGATCAGATCGAAGCGGTCGTGCTGGTTGGCGGTATGACCCGCATGCCGGCGGTGCAGGCCGCGGTCGAGAAGTTCTTCGGCAAGCCGCCCACCAAGGGTGTCAACCCCGATGAAGTCGTGGCGCTGGGCGCGGCCGTTCAGGCCGGCGTGCTGCAGGGCGACGTCAAGGGCATTCTGCTGCTGGACGTCACCCCGCTGACGTTGTCGATCGAGACATTGGGCGGTGTCTCCACACCGATGATCACGCGCAACACGACCATCCCGACGCGCAAGTCGCAGATCTACAGCACCGCGGCGGACAACCAGACGCAGGTCGAGATCCACGTCATGCAGGGCGAGCGCCCGATGGCTGGCGACAATACGACGCTCGGCAAGTTCATCCTTGACGGACTGCCCCCCGCCCCGCGCGGTGTGCCGCAGATCGAAGTCACGTTTGACATCGACGCGAACGGCATCCTGAACGTGAGCGCCAAGGACAAGGCAACCGGTCGCGAGCAGAAGGTCGTCATCACTGGCGCAACTGGCCTCAACAAGGACGAGGTCGAGCGTTTGGTGCGCGAGGCTGAATCGCACGCCGCCGAAGACGCCAAGAAGCGCGAGCAGGTCGAGGCCAGCAACGCCGCCGACAGCGTGGTGTTCACCGCCGAGAAGCTGCTGCGCGAACATGGCGACAAGCTGCCGGAGCAGCAGAAACAGCAGACACACGAGATGATCTCCGCGGTCAACGCGGCTCGCGAAGCCGGCGATGTGGAACGCATCAAGTCGACATCGGACGCGCTGGCGCAGCACATCCAACAGCTTGGCGCCGCCATGTATCAGCAGGCACCGTCGAGCGACAGCGGCGACGCCGGCAACGGTACCGGCGGCGACAATAAGGGTGAAGACGTCGTCGACGCCGAGTTCACCGAGGCGTAA
- the dnaJ gene encoding molecular chaperone DnaJ, with protein MPRDYYDVLGVSRSASKDDIKKAFRDLARQYHPDVNKSADAETRFKEINEAYGILSDDDQRARYDRFGHAGVSGAAGGGFSGFGGSGFAGFEEIFEEFFAGFSGRGASRRRGPIQGSDIRVDVTLEFVEAVNGAEVPVEFERLDTCETCSGSGAQPGTSATSCPQCNGTGEIRQVRQTFLGSVVQASPCPRCGGAGTIIENRCKTCDGAGRRRQRASTTVKVPAGVREGLQIQFRGEGDAGERGGPRGSLIVYVHVRPHEYFQRRENDILLEIKVNVAQAALGDKVNVPTVDGDVELVLAAGTQTGKVYRLRGKGFPRLRSDGTSSGRGDQLVQVIVEVPTKLNEEQRKLFSKLAESFGTNVNPTVSGSGKNFVERMRDFFAGE; from the coding sequence ATGCCCCGCGACTACTACGACGTACTCGGCGTATCCCGCAGCGCCAGCAAAGACGACATCAAGAAAGCGTTTCGCGATCTGGCGCGGCAGTACCACCCGGACGTCAACAAGTCCGCCGACGCGGAAACACGTTTCAAGGAGATCAACGAGGCGTACGGCATTCTCAGCGATGACGATCAGCGCGCTCGCTACGATCGATTCGGGCACGCCGGTGTTAGCGGCGCTGCGGGCGGTGGGTTCAGCGGCTTCGGGGGATCAGGATTTGCCGGGTTCGAGGAGATCTTCGAAGAATTCTTCGCGGGCTTCTCCGGGCGCGGCGCATCGCGGCGGCGCGGGCCAATTCAAGGCAGCGACATCCGCGTGGACGTCACCTTGGAGTTCGTCGAGGCGGTCAACGGTGCCGAGGTACCGGTCGAGTTCGAACGTCTGGATACCTGCGAGACGTGCAGCGGCTCGGGCGCACAGCCGGGTACCAGCGCGACGTCCTGCCCGCAGTGCAACGGCACCGGCGAAATCCGGCAAGTTCGCCAGACGTTCCTCGGGTCGGTCGTGCAGGCCTCGCCATGCCCACGCTGTGGCGGCGCGGGTACGATCATCGAGAACCGCTGCAAGACTTGTGACGGCGCAGGCCGTCGGCGCCAGCGGGCATCGACCACAGTCAAGGTACCGGCCGGCGTACGCGAAGGCTTGCAGATACAGTTCCGCGGCGAGGGTGACGCCGGCGAACGCGGCGGCCCCCGCGGCAGCCTGATCGTCTACGTGCATGTGCGCCCGCACGAGTACTTCCAACGGCGCGAGAACGACATTCTGCTCGAGATCAAGGTCAACGTCGCACAGGCGGCGCTGGGCGACAAGGTAAACGTTCCGACCGTCGACGGTGATGTCGAACTCGTGCTGGCCGCCGGCACGCAGACCGGCAAGGTCTATCGCCTGCGTGGCAAGGGCTTCCCGCGTCTGCGCTCGGACGGGACCAGCAGCGGACGCGGCGATCAGCTCGTGCAGGTCATCGTCGAGGTGCCGACCAAGCTAAACGAGGAGCAGCGCAAGTTGTTCTCGAAATTGGCTGAGTCGTTCGGTACGAACGTCAACCCGACGGTCAGCGGTTCGGGTAAGAACTTCGTCGAACGGATGCGGGACTTCTTCGCCGGCGAGTAG
- a CDS encoding N-acetyltransferase translates to MFSTSAVTVRQESVNDYLAIADIHYYAFENRQAEAKIVALHRQRFNFEPKLSLVAETGGHIVGHVLYTPRTFRVMGQDIRALILGPLGVMPEWQGRGVGSVLMRAGDDLARDLGYPFVVLLGHDTYYPRFGYVGNAFGFSSLTLRAGAALHLFEGAVEPRPVQAGDEPALMALWRIEEAGVDLSVVPDDDLSAWLSPNPQITCSVYLRDDKIVGYTRVSADEPGQVRMFLARDINASVQIAATLGQGKPLVLPLHPRSGSARVLSEYGDWKYHADPHCMARALSPSMFDSYLALMRRGQRIPGRILWPAEFDV, encoded by the coding sequence GTGTTCTCGACCTCAGCGGTCACCGTCCGACAGGAGTCGGTCAACGACTACCTCGCCATCGCAGATATCCACTATTACGCCTTCGAGAATCGACAGGCGGAAGCCAAGATTGTCGCGCTGCACCGGCAGCGGTTCAATTTCGAGCCGAAACTGTCGCTGGTGGCCGAAACGGGCGGCCATATTGTCGGCCATGTGCTGTATACGCCGCGCACGTTTCGCGTGATGGGGCAGGACATCCGCGCATTGATCCTCGGGCCGTTGGGCGTTATGCCGGAATGGCAAGGGCGAGGGGTCGGGTCGGTGCTGATGCGGGCTGGCGACGACTTGGCGCGTGATCTCGGCTATCCATTCGTCGTACTGCTGGGCCACGACACGTACTACCCGCGTTTCGGCTATGTCGGAAATGCGTTCGGGTTCTCGTCGTTGACGCTGCGCGCCGGCGCGGCCCTGCACCTATTCGAGGGCGCCGTCGAGCCCCGCCCTGTGCAGGCGGGTGACGAACCGGCATTGATGGCGCTGTGGCGGATCGAGGAGGCCGGTGTCGACCTGTCCGTGGTTCCCGATGACGACTTGTCGGCTTGGTTGAGCCCGAACCCGCAGATCACGTGCAGCGTTTATCTGCGCGACGATAAGATCGTAGGCTATACGCGGGTGTCGGCCGACGAACCCGGTCAGGTGCGCATGTTCCTCGCCCGGGACATCAACGCATCGGTACAGATCGCAGCGACGTTGGGGCAGGGCAAGCCGCTCGTGCTGCCGCTGCATCCGCGCAGCGGATCGGCACGCGTGCTGAGCGAATACGGGGACTGGAAATATCATGCGGACCCGCACTGCATGGCGCGCGCGCTGAGTCCGAGCATGTTTGACAGCTATCTGGCGCTCATGCGGCGCGGGCAGCGCATTCCCGGGCGTATTCTGTGGCCGGCGGAGTTCGACGTCTAG
- a CDS encoding histidine phosphatase family protein, whose protein sequence is MPYIALIRHSISKPVPGTSAHTWELTDLGVQRCALLADALRPYALSRFASSDEPKAVTTAEMLQKHLNVDTPLIVEPAFRETRRESAAYFDNHSLFRAAIRAAMDDAAHVVFGEEAFDAARVRFTTALDAIVASHPAESLGAVTHGTVMSMVLAHWTGMDAYATWAALEMPAFAVVSLPERHLVEFKPVLDLP, encoded by the coding sequence GTGCCATACATCGCCCTCATCCGGCACTCGATCTCCAAACCGGTTCCGGGTACTTCAGCTCACACGTGGGAACTGACCGATCTCGGCGTACAGCGCTGCGCGCTGCTTGCCGACGCGCTCCGGCCCTATGCGCTTAGCCGATTTGCGTCGAGCGACGAGCCGAAGGCAGTAACCACCGCCGAGATGTTGCAGAAGCACCTTAACGTCGACACACCGTTGATCGTCGAACCGGCGTTTCGGGAAACGCGTCGCGAGTCGGCGGCCTATTTCGACAATCACAGTCTGTTTCGCGCCGCCATTCGCGCGGCGATGGACGATGCCGCACACGTCGTGTTCGGCGAGGAGGCTTTCGATGCCGCACGGGTTCGATTCACCACGGCGTTGGACGCAATCGTCGCTTCACACCCCGCCGAGTCGCTTGGAGCTGTCACGCATGGGACGGTCATGTCGATGGTGCTAGCCCACTGGACCGGCATGGATGCCTATGCGACATGGGCGGCTCTCGAGATGCCGGCGTTCGCCGTTGTCTCCCTTCCGGAACGACACCTCGTCGAATTCAAACCCGTATTGGACTTGCCATGA
- a CDS encoding 50S ribosomal protein L11 methyltransferase, which produces MSDSIDVNDNWIPFLTVAIPPKFVVRTLRPASTYAASRFGQQPEADALVIDVVEHGVFGSGAHPTTQMCLSTLAELVTPASRVLDLGCGSGILGIGAARLGAASVQAVDIEPAAVLHTKDNAERNAVADRIDARLGSIEGADGPFDVIVANLLLPIFKQLIGPIADALAPQGKVICSGVLEVQTDRLSALATAHGLTLVESVSQRGWSAMVFARP; this is translated from the coding sequence ATGAGCGATTCGATCGATGTGAACGACAACTGGATCCCCTTCCTGACGGTGGCTATTCCGCCAAAGTTCGTGGTCCGGACACTCCGCCCTGCTTCGACATATGCCGCCAGCCGGTTCGGTCAGCAGCCTGAGGCGGACGCGCTCGTCATCGACGTTGTGGAACACGGCGTGTTTGGCAGCGGCGCGCATCCGACCACACAGATGTGCTTGTCGACATTGGCGGAGCTGGTTACACCGGCGAGCCGCGTGCTGGATCTGGGATGCGGATCGGGCATCTTGGGAATTGGCGCAGCACGTCTGGGCGCAGCAAGCGTGCAGGCTGTTGACATTGAGCCGGCCGCCGTGCTGCACACCAAAGACAACGCCGAACGCAACGCCGTGGCCGATCGGATAGACGCTCGCCTCGGCAGCATCGAAGGCGCCGATGGCCCGTTCGACGTGATCGTGGCGAATCTCCTGCTTCCGATCTTCAAGCAGTTGATCGGCCCGATCGCGGACGCACTTGCCCCGCAAGGAAAGGTCATCTGCAGCGGGGTGCTCGAGGTACAGACCGATCGGCTGTCTGCGCTAGCCACAGCCCACGGGTTAACGTTGGTTGAGAGCGTCTCCCAGCGGGGGTGGAGCGCGATGGTCTTCGCGCGTCCATAG